A window of Flavobacterium flavigenum contains these coding sequences:
- a CDS encoding DUF4369 domain-containing protein: MKKIFFLLTASAAIISCSKVKDGEFLITGTAKGIENGKTIILQGQDPTTMAVLPLDTVKVENGKFEIKGKVTEPAFHTLVIQDLQGPIPFILETGEIKIEVDKDSIHKSKISGTYSNDEYVKFNEDVTKVQKKLIDFQKKNTQAMQTAQQKQDTAVINGLMKEYMAIQTDVQAESKKKYTAYAETHPKSFISVLIVQSLINDPSSDFKKTEGLYNSLDESLKNTKPGKAIKEKIGQMKLPAVGASAPPVGSAK, encoded by the coding sequence ATGAAAAAAATATTTTTTTTACTTACCGCTTCTGCAGCGATAATTTCTTGCAGCAAAGTTAAAGACGGAGAATTCCTTATTACCGGAACTGCAAAGGGAATTGAGAACGGAAAAACAATAATCCTTCAGGGGCAGGATCCAACAACAATGGCTGTTTTACCATTAGATACTGTAAAAGTTGAAAATGGCAAATTTGAAATAAAAGGAAAAGTTACTGAACCTGCTTTTCACACTTTAGTAATTCAGGATTTACAAGGTCCGATTCCATTTATCTTAGAAACAGGTGAAATTAAAATTGAAGTGGATAAAGACAGTATTCATAAATCAAAAATTTCAGGAACTTATAGTAATGATGAGTATGTAAAATTCAACGAAGATGTCACAAAAGTTCAAAAAAAACTAATTGACTTTCAGAAAAAAAATACTCAGGCTATGCAGACTGCTCAACAAAAACAAGATACAGCAGTTATCAATGGCTTAATGAAAGAATATATGGCTATTCAAACTGATGTTCAGGCTGAATCTAAAAAGAAATATACAGCTTACGCTGAAACACATCCAAAATCATTTATTTCAGTTTTAATTGTTCAAAGTCTAATCAATGACCCAAGCTCTGATTTCAAAAAAACAGAAGGATTATATAACTCTTTAGACGAGTCTTTAAAAAACACTAAACCAGGAAAAGCAATTAAAGAAAAAATTGGCCAAATGAAATTGCCTGCAGTAGGTGCATCTGCTCCTCCTGTTGGCAGCGCTAAATGA
- a CDS encoding KTSC domain-containing protein: MKKIVEYRKLLNVEKTVELKDLKTIYRNAMKEAHPDKFQGDDAGLKAAEEKSKTIIEAYHFLVSIHPDTIKINLPEYTETISTCTITDFKFVEGRLIIDFSNGSVYEYISVPKATYVKMVNADSPARFAKRHILNSFTWRKKTNQE; this comes from the coding sequence ATGAAAAAAATAGTTGAATACCGTAAGTTACTAAACGTAGAGAAAACTGTAGAGCTAAAAGATTTAAAAACCATTTATCGTAATGCGATGAAAGAAGCTCACCCTGACAAATTCCAGGGAGATGATGCTGGTTTAAAAGCTGCAGAAGAAAAAAGCAAAACGATCATTGAAGCTTACCACTTTTTAGTAAGCATACATCCAGATACCATTAAGATTAACTTACCTGAGTACACAGAAACAATTTCAACTTGTACTATTACAGATTTCAAATTTGTGGAAGGGCGTTTAATTATTGATTTTTCTAATGGAAGCGTTTACGAATACATTAGTGTTCCCAAAGCTACTTATGTAAAAATGGTAAATGCAGATTCTCCTGCCAGATTTGCAAAAAGACACATTTTGAACTCTTTTACATGGAGAAAGAAAACAAATCAGGAATAA
- a CDS encoding SEC-C metal-binding domain-containing protein — protein sequence MENKTCFCDTGLPFEKCCGL from the coding sequence ATGGAGAATAAAACGTGTTTCTGTGATACAGGATTGCCTTTTGAGAAATGTTGCGGATTATAA
- a CDS encoding YchJ family protein codes for MMRSRYSAYATHNADYLLETTYISERKQYSKAEILKWATSNKWRQLEILFYTENKVEFNAYFLDENQKSQIHHEFSTFKFKNGEWFYLDGI; via the coding sequence TTGATGCGCTCCAGATATTCGGCTTATGCCACTCATAATGCCGATTATCTTTTGGAAACCACTTATATTTCTGAAAGAAAACAGTACTCAAAAGCTGAAATTCTGAAATGGGCAACAAGTAATAAATGGCGCCAGCTTGAAATTTTATTTTATACGGAGAATAAAGTGGAGTTTAATGCCTATTTTTTGGATGAAAATCAAAAATCGCAAATTCATCATGAGTTTTCAACTTTTAAATTCAAAAATGGTGAGTGGTTTTATCTGGACGGAATTTGA
- a CDS encoding vWA domain-containing protein, which translates to MKNEFKKGFYFKTYEAPFQSPFEKLFGIFKELITHTSGDFDEAIDWLRELDKEYKLTDENYTIDDFIEDLKKKGYIKDEAKPDGTSGFGITAKTERAIRQQALDQIFGNLKRAGNGNHKTKHAGNGDEHTGEFREFNFGDGLERISLTESLRNAQINNGVESFMLTENDLVVEETQFKAQMSTVLMIDISHSMILYGEDRITPAKKVAMALAELITTRYPKDTLDILVFGNDAWTIPIKDLPYLQVGPYHTNTVAGLQLAMDILRRKRNTNKQIFMITDGKPSCVRERDGSYYMNSNGLDEYIVDKCYTQAQQARKLHIPITTFMIARDPYLQRFVNHFTEANQGKAFYTGLKGLGEMIFEDYETNRKKRVK; encoded by the coding sequence ATGAAAAATGAATTTAAAAAAGGTTTTTATTTTAAGACTTACGAAGCACCTTTTCAGTCTCCGTTCGAAAAGCTTTTTGGTATTTTCAAAGAGCTTATTACTCATACTTCGGGTGATTTTGATGAAGCTATAGACTGGCTTCGGGAGCTGGATAAGGAATATAAGCTAACCGACGAAAACTACACAATCGATGATTTTATCGAAGATTTAAAAAAGAAAGGTTATATAAAAGACGAAGCAAAACCTGACGGTACATCTGGTTTTGGAATCACGGCAAAAACAGAACGTGCAATTCGTCAGCAGGCTTTAGATCAGATTTTCGGGAATTTAAAACGTGCCGGAAACGGTAATCATAAAACCAAACATGCAGGAAACGGTGACGAACATACTGGAGAATTTCGTGAATTTAATTTTGGTGATGGTTTAGAGCGTATTTCATTGACAGAAAGTCTCAGAAACGCACAAATCAATAACGGCGTTGAAAGTTTCATGCTGACCGAAAATGATCTGGTTGTCGAAGAAACACAATTCAAAGCACAAATGAGTACGGTTTTGATGATTGACATCAGTCACAGTATGATTTTGTATGGCGAAGACCGGATTACACCTGCCAAAAAAGTAGCTATGGCTTTGGCAGAACTAATTACAACGCGTTATCCAAAAGATACATTAGACATTCTGGTTTTCGGAAACGATGCCTGGACAATTCCGATTAAAGATTTACCTTATCTTCAGGTTGGACCTTATCACACCAATACAGTTGCAGGATTACAGTTAGCGATGGATATTTTGCGTCGAAAGCGAAATACCAATAAACAGATTTTCATGATTACAGACGGGAAACCAAGCTGTGTGCGCGAGCGTGATGGCTCTTATTATATGAACAGCAATGGTCTGGATGAGTATATTGTGGATAAATGTTACACTCAGGCACAGCAGGCGAGAAAATTACACATCCCGATTACGACTTTTATGATTGCCAGGGATCCTTATTTGCAGCGATTTGTAAATCATTTTACCGAAGCCAATCAGGGAAAAGCATTTTACACCGGACTGAAAGGTCTTGGCGAAATGATTTTTGAAGATTATGAAACGAATAGGAAAAAGAGAGTTAAATAA
- a CDS encoding AAA family ATPase — protein sequence MEINNIKTLGQLKAAGYKSTSIKDELRNNLREKIKSGKPVFEGVHGFENTVIPELERAILSRHNINLLGLRGQAKTRLARKMVELLDENIPFVAGSEINDDPLNPISRFAKDLIAEKGDETPISWLHRNDRFFEKLATPDVTVADLIGDVDPIKAANLKLSYADDRVIHFGMIPRANRCIFVINELPDLQARIQVALFNILQEGDIQIRGFKLRMPLDMQFIFTANPEDYTNRGSIVTPLKDRIGSQILTHYPESVAIARTITEQESKLDQNQADTIYVPGLARDILEQISFEARESEYIDNKSGVSARMSITAFENLISTAERRALISGAEKTTLRLSDFIGIIPAITGKVELVYEGEQEGAAAVAQNLIGSAIKTLFADYFPKIEKLEKPGEKTPYSDLIEWFFAESGFELLDEASDAEYQAILDEVTPLDVLIKKYQPQLDKKDLYFMKEFVLWALVEYKKLSKDRFATGHQFKDMYGSYISKL from the coding sequence ATGGAAATAAACAATATAAAAACATTAGGTCAATTAAAAGCTGCAGGATATAAAAGCACCAGTATTAAGGACGAATTACGAAACAATCTTCGTGAAAAAATCAAATCAGGTAAACCTGTTTTTGAAGGCGTGCACGGATTTGAAAATACCGTAATTCCTGAACTTGAACGTGCCATTCTGTCTCGTCACAACATCAATTTACTTGGCCTTCGCGGACAGGCAAAAACGCGTTTAGCACGTAAAATGGTTGAGTTATTAGATGAAAATATTCCGTTTGTTGCCGGTTCAGAAATTAATGATGATCCGCTAAATCCAATTTCCCGCTTTGCAAAAGATTTAATTGCAGAGAAAGGCGATGAAACTCCAATTTCATGGCTACACCGGAACGATCGTTTCTTCGAGAAATTGGCCACTCCGGATGTTACAGTAGCCGATTTGATCGGAGACGTTGACCCAATTAAAGCAGCTAATTTAAAATTATCATATGCAGATGATCGTGTTATTCATTTCGGAATGATTCCGAGAGCGAATCGCTGTATTTTTGTGATTAATGAATTACCGGATTTACAAGCCAGAATTCAGGTTGCACTATTTAATATTTTACAGGAAGGCGATATTCAGATTAGAGGTTTTAAATTGAGAATGCCGCTCGATATGCAGTTTATTTTTACGGCAAACCCTGAAGATTATACCAATCGTGGAAGTATTGTAACGCCTTTAAAGGACAGAATTGGATCTCAAATCCTGACACATTATCCGGAAAGTGTAGCGATTGCCAGAACCATTACCGAGCAGGAATCTAAATTAGACCAAAACCAGGCAGACACTATTTATGTTCCAGGCTTAGCAAGGGATATTTTAGAACAAATTAGTTTTGAAGCCCGTGAAAGTGAATATATTGACAATAAAAGTGGTGTAAGTGCCAGAATGAGTATTACAGCTTTTGAAAATTTAATAAGTACTGCAGAACGACGTGCTTTAATTTCGGGTGCTGAGAAAACTACACTTCGCTTATCAGACTTTATCGGAATTATTCCGGCGATTACCGGAAAAGTAGAATTGGTTTACGAAGGTGAGCAGGAGGGAGCTGCTGCGGTAGCACAGAATTTAATTGGTTCTGCAATTAAAACGTTGTTTGCAGATTACTTTCCGAAAATTGAAAAATTAGAAAAACCCGGAGAAAAGACACCTTATTCTGATTTAATAGAATGGTTTTTTGCAGAAAGCGGTTTTGAATTGTTAGATGAAGCTTCTGACGCTGAATATCAGGCTATATTAGATGAAGTAACTCCTTTGGATGTTCTGATCAAAAAATACCAGCCGCAACTAGATAAAAAGGATCTTTATTTCATGAAAGAATTTGTTTTATGGGCGTTGGTAGAATATAAAAAACTAAGCAAAGACCGTTTCGCAACCGGACATCAGTTTAAAGATATGTACGGAAGTTATATTAGTAAATTATAA
- a CDS encoding response regulator transcription factor: MKLLIVEDEPNLLSILRKGFAENNNEVSVALDGITALEMIHNYTFDVVVLDVMLPDINGIEICRRLRAAKNFVPILLLTALGTSENIVTGLNAGADDYLVKPFKFGELDARVNALNRRANQDTEKVDTIIIGDLEINGKAKTVKRDGEPIVLTAKEFKLLYYLAKNTGRIVSRDQILDNVWDINFDMNTNVVDVYITYLRKKIDKPYKTKLIHTMKGLGYVIQL; the protein is encoded by the coding sequence ATGAAATTACTCATAGTCGAAGACGAACCAAATCTGCTTTCTATTTTACGCAAAGGATTCGCTGAAAATAATAACGAAGTCAGCGTGGCACTTGACGGTATAACTGCATTAGAAATGATTCATAATTATACTTTTGATGTAGTAGTTTTGGATGTAATGCTGCCGGATATTAACGGAATTGAAATTTGCAGAAGATTGCGTGCCGCCAAAAATTTCGTTCCAATTTTGCTTTTAACAGCGCTTGGGACTTCAGAAAATATTGTAACCGGACTCAATGCGGGTGCGGATGATTATCTTGTAAAGCCATTCAAATTTGGAGAACTTGATGCAAGGGTCAATGCTTTAAACCGAAGAGCCAATCAGGATACGGAAAAAGTCGATACGATAATAATTGGAGACCTCGAAATAAACGGTAAGGCCAAAACAGTAAAACGTGATGGCGAACCGATTGTTTTAACGGCCAAGGAATTTAAATTATTATATTATTTAGCAAAAAACACCGGCAGAATAGTCTCAAGGGATCAGATTTTAGATAATGTCTGGGACATTAATTTTGATATGAATACCAATGTTGTAGATGTTTATATCACGTATTTAAGAAAAAAAATAGACAAACCTTATAAAACCAAACTTATTCACACCATGAAAGGTTTAGGTTACGTTATACAATTATAA